AAACCAGCGACAAAAAGATTTTCTGGCTTATGGTAGAGCGCCATCGGTGTCCCAACCTGCTCAATATATCCCTTGTTTAACACCACAATTTTATCCGCCAGCGTCATAGCTTCCACTTGATCGTGCGTCACATAAACCATGGTGTTACGCATTTCCTGATGAAGCCGGGCGATCTGTAAACGCATTTCCACGCGTAATTCGGCATCGAGGTTCGATAAAGGCTCATCGAATAAGAACACTTTGGGATCGCGCACAATGGCACGCCCAATCGCAACGCGCTGACGTTGACCGCCAGACAACTGTTTCGGTGTGCGGTCTAACAGTGCTTCTAGCTGGAGCGTCATCGCGGCCTTACGCACCATTTTTTCGACTTCCGCTTTGGGGTGCCCGTTCATTCTCAACCCAAATCCCATATTTTCAGCCACCGTCATATGCGGGTACAGCGCGTAAGACTGGAACACCATCGCAATCCCCCGCTCTGCGGGATCGCAATGGTTAACTAAACGGTTATCAATATGAATTTCGCCATCCGTGATCTCTTCCAATCCTGCGATCATTCTCAGCAACGTCGATTTACCACACCCCGACGGACCAACGAAGACCACAAATTCGCCTGAATTAATCTCAAGATTAATACGATGGATTGTTTCAATCTTATCGTAACGCTTCACTATATTTTTTAATAAAATATCAGCCATGTTGAAC
The nucleotide sequence above comes from Pectobacterium brasiliense. Encoded proteins:
- a CDS encoding ABC transporter ATP-binding protein, translated to MADILLKNIVKRYDKIETIHRINLEINSGEFVVFVGPSGCGKSTLLRMIAGLEEITDGEIHIDNRLVNHCDPAERGIAMVFQSYALYPHMTVAENMGFGLRMNGHPKAEVEKMVRKAAMTLQLEALLDRTPKQLSGGQRQRVAIGRAIVRDPKVFLFDEPLSNLDAELRVEMRLQIARLHQEMRNTMVYVTHDQVEAMTLADKIVVLNKGYIEQVGTPMALYHKPENLFVAGFIGSPNMNFLPGEVLQVEGSNVNILINKLNTLSVNLANHGLCVDQKITVGIRPEHLSIDPNGGDVSLSITSEVTERLGNATYIFGAYSGVNNFKVHLSGDNNIVPYSTIPLTCRSEHLHFFDENGKRIN